One stretch of Actinacidiphila sp. DG2A-62 DNA includes these proteins:
- a CDS encoding SseB family protein encodes MTDINPDGALPPAQRALHEIAHGSQNVIALSTLAVSEVLLPVPGADEAPGGAADGAQAPREIQLPVYEQEDGRQLVPVFTSETRMAEALPATRRYRLVQLAALSGAWPSDDLILSIDTGSADALSISGEGVKALAGLVGDN; translated from the coding sequence ATGACCGACATCAACCCCGACGGCGCCCTGCCCCCGGCCCAGCGCGCCCTGCACGAGATCGCCCACGGCAGCCAGAACGTCATCGCGCTGAGCACCCTCGCGGTCAGCGAAGTCCTGCTGCCGGTGCCCGGCGCCGACGAGGCCCCCGGCGGCGCGGCCGACGGCGCGCAGGCGCCGCGCGAGATCCAGCTGCCGGTCTACGAACAGGAGGACGGCAGGCAGCTGGTGCCGGTGTTCACCTCCGAGACGCGGATGGCCGAGGCGCTGCCCGCGACCCGCCGCTACCGCCTGGTCCAGCTCGCCGCGCTGAGCGGCGCCTGGCCCTCGGACGACCTGATCCTGTCCATCGACACGGGCAGCGCCGACGCGCTGAGCATCTCCGGCGAGGGCGTGAAGGCCCTGGCCGGGCTCGTCGGCGACAACTGA
- a CDS encoding bifunctional phosphatase PAP2/diacylglycerol kinase family protein, which produces MTYPWKGWDRALFAHVAARHWPGAEPVLPRLSRAADHGRLWMAAAGGIAAVGGREGRRAALRGLGSLALASLAVNTVAKGSVGRARPLLDAVPLIRQLHRQPVTSSFPSGHSASAAAFAAGVAIESGAWGTAVAPLAASVAFSRVYTGVHYPSDVLVGCALGVGAALLLRAVVPPAGRRPHPGPATRAPALDDGAGLHVVVNAASGPPPLLTPPVDRIRAALPQAEVVERTEDDDLADLLEKAARSAVEANGALGVCGGDGTVSRAAAVALRHGLPLAVFPGGTRNHFALDLGLDSVEDTAAAVLSGRASEVDVARRTEVVRTRPGDGGRTAGDDGSGDGSGVDGSVRRTAEPVPYLNTFSIGSYPDLVRVRERWSRRVGSWPASVLAAVHVLRTCEPVEVEINGRARSVWLLFAGNCRYSSWGPAPVRRRDLADGLLDVRVVDGGPFARTRLMGAALTGVLTGSPVYATAAVRRLRIRVPGAGAGVHLAFDGEVAPAPEELLLDKAPRALRVYRGPERSTASGFRRRLPDRLPDPVPSRS; this is translated from the coding sequence ATGACGTACCCGTGGAAGGGCTGGGACCGGGCGCTGTTCGCCCACGTGGCGGCGCGGCACTGGCCGGGGGCGGAGCCGGTGCTGCCCCGGCTGAGCCGTGCCGCGGACCACGGCCGGCTGTGGATGGCGGCGGCCGGCGGCATCGCGGCGGTCGGCGGCCGGGAGGGGCGGCGCGCCGCGCTGCGCGGCCTGGGCTCGCTGGCGCTGGCGTCGCTGGCCGTCAACACCGTGGCCAAGGGCTCGGTGGGCCGCGCCCGCCCGCTGCTCGACGCGGTCCCGCTGATCCGGCAGCTGCACCGGCAGCCGGTCACGTCGTCGTTCCCCTCGGGGCACTCCGCGTCGGCCGCGGCGTTCGCGGCGGGCGTGGCGATCGAGTCGGGCGCCTGGGGGACGGCGGTGGCGCCGCTCGCGGCGAGCGTGGCCTTCTCCCGCGTCTACACCGGCGTGCACTACCCGAGCGACGTGCTGGTCGGCTGCGCGCTGGGCGTCGGGGCGGCGCTGCTGCTGCGCGCCGTGGTGCCGCCGGCCGGCCGCAGGCCGCATCCGGGGCCCGCCACCCGCGCGCCGGCCCTCGACGACGGCGCGGGCCTGCACGTCGTCGTCAACGCCGCCTCGGGCCCGCCGCCGCTGCTGACGCCGCCGGTGGACCGGATCCGCGCCGCGCTCCCGCAGGCGGAGGTGGTGGAGCGGACCGAGGACGACGACCTCGCGGACCTGCTGGAGAAGGCGGCACGCTCGGCGGTGGAGGCCAACGGCGCGCTCGGCGTCTGCGGCGGCGACGGAACGGTCTCCCGGGCCGCGGCGGTCGCGCTGCGGCACGGCCTGCCGCTGGCGGTGTTCCCCGGCGGCACCCGCAACCATTTCGCGCTCGACCTGGGCCTGGACTCGGTCGAGGACACGGCGGCGGCGGTGCTGAGCGGCCGCGCCTCCGAGGTGGACGTGGCGCGCCGCACGGAGGTGGTCCGCACGCGCCCCGGGGACGGCGGCCGGACGGCGGGCGACGACGGCAGCGGCGACGGCAGCGGCGTGGACGGCTCGGTGCGGAGGACCGCCGAGCCGGTGCCGTATCTGAACACCTTCAGCATCGGCTCGTACCCCGACCTGGTGCGGGTGCGGGAGCGCTGGTCGCGGCGGGTCGGGAGCTGGCCGGCCAGCGTGCTGGCGGCGGTCCACGTGCTGCGTACCTGCGAGCCGGTGGAGGTGGAGATCAACGGGCGGGCGCGCTCGGTCTGGCTGCTGTTCGCGGGCAACTGCCGCTACTCCAGCTGGGGCCCGGCGCCGGTGCGCCGCCGTGACCTGGCGGACGGGCTGCTGGACGTGCGGGTCGTCGACGGCGGGCCGTTCGCCCGTACCCGGCTGATGGGCGCGGCGCTGACCGGGGTGCTCACGGGTTCGCCGGTGTACGCCACGGCGGCGGTGCGGCGGCTGCGGATCCGCGTGCCCGGCGCGGGCGCGGGCGTCCACCTCGCGTTCGACGGCGAGGTGGCGCCCGCGCCGGAGGAGCTGCTGCTCGACAAGGCGCCACGGGCCCTGCGGGTCTACCGGGGTCCGGAGCGGTCCACGGCGTCCGGCTTCCGCCGCCGCCTGCCGGACCGGCTCCCGGACCCGGTGCCGAGCCGCTCCTAG
- a CDS encoding HAD family hydrolase, whose protein sequence is MTAERPAAPELVIFDCDGVLVDSERIAVHIDARVLAELGWPMPLEEVVERFVGRSAADMTAAIEQHLGKPLPAGWRERYRELYREAFERELAPVDGVVDALDALDARGLATCVASNSSHAGLRHSLGLTGLHERFRGRIFSAADVSRGKPAPDLFLHAARVSGVAPGRCVVVEDSRYGVRAACAAGMRVYGYAGGLTPAGWLAEEGAVVFDDMRDLPALIA, encoded by the coding sequence GTGACCGCAGAACGCCCCGCCGCGCCCGAGCTGGTGATCTTCGACTGCGACGGCGTGCTCGTGGACAGCGAACGGATCGCGGTGCACATCGACGCGCGCGTGCTGGCGGAACTGGGCTGGCCGATGCCCCTGGAGGAAGTGGTCGAACGCTTCGTCGGCCGGTCGGCCGCGGACATGACGGCGGCGATCGAGCAGCACCTCGGCAAGCCGCTGCCGGCCGGCTGGCGTGAGCGGTACCGCGAGCTGTACCGGGAGGCGTTCGAACGCGAACTGGCGCCCGTGGACGGTGTGGTGGACGCGCTCGACGCGCTCGACGCACGCGGTCTGGCGACGTGCGTGGCGTCCAACTCCTCGCACGCGGGGCTGCGGCACAGCCTCGGGCTGACCGGGCTCCACGAGCGGTTCCGCGGGCGGATCTTCAGCGCGGCGGACGTCTCGCGGGGCAAGCCCGCGCCCGATCTGTTCCTGCACGCGGCGCGTGTGTCCGGCGTCGCGCCGGGGCGGTGCGTGGTCGTCGAGGACAGCCGGTACGGCGTGCGGGCCGCGTGCGCCGCGGGCATGCGCGTCTACGGGTACGCCGGGGGGCTCACCCCTGCGGGGTGGCTCGCGGAGGAGGGCGCGGTCGTCTTCGACGACATGCGCGACCTCCCGGCTCTCATCGCCTGA
- a CDS encoding aminotransferase class I/II-fold pyridoxal phosphate-dependent enzyme: MDVRPESGVPVAGYWARHLDVGAGAEAAGGGPGVLDAAGGYWARRGMPGDARHVVVAPGAEPLLLALLAAADGDPVLARPAAAWQAPVARLLGRTVHTVATPAEGGGVPDPFALLETVRRARSRGADPRLLVLSAADDPSGTVTAPELLHETCEAAAEAGLLIVSDETYSDTLHHRDTVLLSPAEMLPEHTVVLADLGATLVPRSVPAALARFPRTPRGAAWRERTAGVLGALRAVLPGPVAAAVRYVLGEPAEVAEHAAAAHRLHAVVSAAAYRAVTGAGALSRPPQAGFQLYADLGVPGLDAALVEERLSAALGRPVLGGHRFGDDPAEPRVRVDTGALLGVTQTERRTALAAADPLGVPHVAAGLAALTSAFAALIGSAGVGGPAGSGSRGRPA; the protein is encoded by the coding sequence GTGGACGTGCGGCCGGAGTCGGGGGTGCCCGTGGCGGGCTACTGGGCGCGGCACCTGGACGTGGGGGCCGGGGCTGAGGCGGCCGGGGGCGGGCCGGGGGTGCTGGACGCCGCCGGGGGGTACTGGGCGCGGCGCGGCATGCCCGGGGACGCGCGGCACGTCGTGGTCGCGCCCGGCGCCGAGCCGCTGCTGCTCGCGCTGCTCGCCGCCGCGGACGGCGACCCCGTGCTGGCCAGGCCCGCCGCCGCGTGGCAGGCGCCGGTGGCCCGGCTGCTGGGCCGTACCGTCCACACCGTCGCCACGCCCGCGGAGGGCGGCGGCGTACCGGACCCGTTCGCGCTGCTGGAGACGGTGCGCCGGGCCAGGTCCCGCGGCGCCGACCCGCGGCTGCTCGTGCTGTCCGCCGCCGACGACCCGAGCGGCACCGTCACCGCGCCGGAACTGCTCCACGAGACGTGCGAGGCCGCCGCGGAGGCGGGCCTGCTGATCGTCTCCGACGAGACGTACTCCGACACGCTCCACCACCGCGACACCGTGCTGCTCAGCCCGGCCGAGATGCTGCCCGAGCACACCGTCGTCCTCGCCGACCTGGGCGCCACGCTGGTGCCGCGGAGCGTCCCCGCCGCGCTCGCCCGCTTCCCCCGCACCCCGCGCGGCGCGGCCTGGCGCGAGCGCACCGCCGGCGTGCTGGGCGCGCTGCGCGCCGTGCTGCCGGGACCGGTGGCCGCGGCGGTCCGCTACGTGCTCGGCGAGCCCGCCGAGGTCGCCGAACACGCCGCCGCCGCCCATCGGCTGCACGCCGTGGTCTCCGCCGCGGCGTACCGCGCGGTCACCGGCGCGGGGGCCCTCAGCCGCCCGCCGCAGGCCGGCTTCCAGCTCTACGCGGACCTGGGCGTCCCCGGGCTCGACGCGGCGCTCGTGGAGGAGCGGCTGAGCGCGGCGCTGGGCCGGCCGGTGCTCGGCGGTCACCGGTTCGGCGACGACCCTGCCGAACCGCGGGTGCGCGTCGACACCGGCGCGCTGCTCGGCGTCACGCAGACCGAACGGCGTACCGCGCTGGCCGCCGCCGACCCCCTCGGCGTACCGCATGTCGCGGCCGGGCTCGCCGCGCTGACCTCGGCGTTCGCCGCGCTCATCGGATCCGCGGGGGTCGGCGGGCCGGCCGGTTCCGGATCGCGGGGCCGCCCGGCCTGA
- a CDS encoding MBL fold metallo-hydrolase, giving the protein MPEPYDRPAAQPAPPAGPARGPAASTDSGRAPRTASGITPATSSGGADPAPAHRSRRGDAHPARRRFPHLGRTAAQPPADPPRSSDGPPDPAPGVSGAARGTVARTRVRRVGEVREWPRSFAERLSAPRPGPGVRDLVRLVRECAVRPPQRALADAALLPVAPGPLPQAGPADVAVTWAGHASWVLRIGGLTVLTDPVWSRRIPGTPARITPVGVPWDALPPVDAVAVSHNHYDHLDAPTIRRLPRDTACFVPAGLGAWFRRRGFTRVTELDWWEAAEYRGVRFDFVPAHHWSRRTLTDLCRSLWGGWVLADGAGRRVYFAGDTGYGRCFADIGRAHPGIDLALLPIGAYAPRWMQRTVHTDPEEAVRAFTDLGAAAMAPMHWATFLLSGEPPLEPLLRLRAAWTAAGLPEHALWDLPVGGSRVL; this is encoded by the coding sequence ATGCCGGAGCCGTACGACCGCCCTGCCGCCCAGCCCGCGCCGCCCGCCGGCCCGGCCCGCGGCCCGGCCGCTTCGACGGACTCCGGCAGGGCGCCCCGCACGGCCTCCGGCATCACGCCGGCCACGTCCTCCGGGGGCGCGGACCCCGCCCCCGCGCACCGCTCCCGCCGGGGCGACGCCCACCCGGCCCGGCGGCGCTTCCCGCACCTCGGCCGTACCGCCGCCCAGCCGCCGGCGGACCCGCCGCGTTCCTCCGACGGCCCTCCGGACCCCGCGCCGGGGGTGTCCGGCGCGGCGCGGGGGACCGTGGCGCGGACCCGGGTGCGGCGGGTGGGGGAGGTGCGGGAGTGGCCGCGGTCGTTCGCGGAACGGCTGAGCGCGCCGCGACCCGGGCCCGGGGTGCGTGACCTGGTGCGGCTGGTGCGGGAGTGCGCGGTGCGGCCGCCTCAGCGGGCGCTCGCGGACGCCGCGCTGCTGCCGGTCGCGCCGGGGCCGCTGCCGCAGGCCGGACCCGCGGACGTGGCCGTCACCTGGGCCGGGCACGCGAGCTGGGTGCTGCGGATCGGGGGCCTGACCGTCCTCACCGATCCGGTGTGGTCGCGCCGCATCCCCGGCACGCCCGCCCGGATCACCCCGGTCGGCGTGCCGTGGGACGCGCTGCCGCCGGTCGACGCCGTGGCGGTCAGCCACAACCACTACGACCACCTGGACGCGCCGACGATCCGGCGGCTGCCCCGGGACACCGCGTGCTTCGTGCCCGCCGGCCTCGGCGCCTGGTTCCGGCGGCGGGGCTTCACCCGCGTGACCGAACTGGACTGGTGGGAGGCCGCCGAGTACCGCGGTGTCCGCTTCGACTTCGTGCCCGCGCACCACTGGAGCCGGCGCACCCTCACCGACCTGTGCAGGTCGCTGTGGGGCGGCTGGGTGCTCGCCGACGGCGCGGGACGCCGCGTCTACTTCGCCGGGGACACCGGCTACGGCCGCTGCTTCGCCGACATCGGCCGCGCCCACCCCGGCATCGACCTGGCGCTGCTGCCGATCGGGGCGTACGCGCCGCGCTGGATGCAGCGCACCGTGCACACCGACCCCGAGGAGGCGGTGCGGGCGTTCACCGACCTCGGCGCGGCGGCGATGGCGCCGATGCACTGGGCGACGTTCCTGCTGTCCGGCGAACCGCCGCTGGAGCCGCTGCTGCGGCTGCGCGCCGCCTGGACCGCGGCCGGACTGCCCGAACACGCCCTGTGGGACCTGCCGGTGGGCGGCTCGCGCGTACTGTGA
- a CDS encoding DedA family protein: MIGILASAAANPPPSQGAQSAIGYPTLFLLVVLGSLVPVVPTGALVSSAAVVAFHQTEPVALAFVFAVASFAAFLGDVALYWLGLRGVRSRGGSRWLHRLQERVDDTTLERAEQRLDEHGAAVLVLSRLIPAGRLPVMVACLLAEMPLRRFVRGDIVACLAWAAAYQLIGILGGSLFPEPWQGVVLAIGLTFAIAAGPAVVRRLRGARGQDEEGARQDGGRRGGDRRSGDRRGGGDRPDGRGARGGAPGAGPACQGDYDPDAHSA; this comes from the coding sequence ATGATCGGCATCCTCGCGTCCGCCGCCGCGAACCCGCCGCCCTCGCAGGGCGCCCAGTCGGCCATCGGCTACCCGACGCTCTTCCTGCTGGTGGTGCTGGGCTCGCTGGTGCCCGTGGTGCCGACCGGCGCGCTGGTCTCCAGCGCCGCGGTGGTGGCCTTCCACCAGACCGAGCCGGTGGCGCTGGCGTTCGTCTTCGCCGTGGCGTCCTTCGCGGCCTTCCTCGGCGACGTCGCGCTGTACTGGCTGGGGCTGCGCGGGGTGCGCTCGCGCGGCGGCTCGCGGTGGCTGCACCGCCTGCAGGAGCGGGTGGACGACACCACGCTGGAGCGGGCGGAGCAGCGGCTGGACGAGCACGGCGCGGCGGTGCTGGTGCTGTCCCGGCTGATCCCGGCCGGGCGGCTGCCGGTGATGGTGGCGTGCCTGCTCGCGGAGATGCCGCTGCGGCGGTTCGTGCGCGGCGACATCGTCGCGTGCCTGGCCTGGGCGGCGGCCTACCAGCTGATCGGCATCCTCGGCGGCTCGCTCTTCCCGGAGCCGTGGCAGGGCGTGGTGCTGGCGATCGGGCTGACCTTCGCGATCGCGGCGGGCCCTGCGGTGGTGCGGCGGCTGCGCGGGGCGCGAGGGCAGGACGAGGAGGGCGCGCGTCAGGACGGCGGCCGGCGGGGCGGCGACCGCCGGAGCGGCGACCGCCGGGGTGGCGGCGACCGCCCGGACGGCCGTGGCGCGCGCGGCGGCGCTCCGGGCGCCGGGCCCGCGTGCCAGGGTGACTACGACCCGGACGCGCACAGCGCCTGA
- a CDS encoding MBL fold metallo-hydrolase: MAVEITWWGHATATVRDSGVTVLTDPLFARRLAHLRRRRGALPPPGAARAEVVLVSHLHADHLHLGSLSRLADGTTVLLPRGARAAVPGLRRLAGRLRLEELSAGDGRTFGDLTVRAVPAAHDGRRLPYGPQRVQALGYVLEGEARTYFAGDTGLFDGMAEAVGPCDVALLPVGGWGPFLGHGHLDAGRAAQALADLAPRAAVPVHYGTYWPIGMDAVRPHEFHAPGREFARIAGEVAPGVAVHRLEHGESVQVTAAGRESTG; encoded by the coding sequence GTGGCGGTGGAGATCACGTGGTGGGGGCATGCCACGGCGACGGTGCGGGACTCGGGGGTGACGGTGCTCACCGACCCGCTGTTCGCGCGGCGCCTGGCCCACCTGCGCAGGCGGCGCGGCGCGTTGCCGCCGCCCGGCGCCGCCCGCGCCGAGGTCGTGCTCGTCTCCCACCTGCACGCCGACCACCTGCACCTGGGCTCGCTGTCGCGGCTCGCCGACGGCACCACCGTGCTGCTGCCGCGCGGCGCCCGGGCCGCCGTGCCGGGCCTGCGCCGGCTGGCCGGCCGGCTGCGGCTGGAAGAGCTGTCGGCGGGCGACGGCAGGACCTTCGGCGACCTGACCGTCAGGGCGGTGCCGGCCGCGCACGACGGCCGCCGGCTGCCGTACGGGCCGCAGCGGGTGCAGGCGCTCGGCTACGTCCTGGAGGGCGAGGCCCGTACCTACTTCGCCGGTGACACCGGGCTGTTCGACGGCATGGCCGAGGCGGTCGGCCCCTGCGACGTCGCGCTGCTGCCGGTCGGCGGCTGGGGTCCGTTCCTCGGCCACGGCCACCTGGACGCGGGCCGCGCCGCCCAAGCGCTGGCCGACCTCGCGCCGCGCGCCGCGGTGCCGGTGCACTACGGCACCTACTGGCCGATCGGGATGGACGCGGTCCGGCCGCACGAGTTCCACGCGCCGGGCCGGGAGTTTGCGCGGATCGCCGGCGAGGTCGCACCCGGCGTCGCCGTGCACCGGCTGGAGCACGGGGAGAGCGTGCAGGTGACCGCCGCCGGGCGGGAGAGCACCGGATGA
- a CDS encoding phage holin family protein — MLAVWAVASATLALLAWVLPDFRIESPDGGSPTQIAVTAAIGAGAFGVLSALVWPLIVRALLLVPALVLGALVFFLNGSLLLIAFRVTPGGPGGVGMATAVVIAAVMSASSSAASTALAVRDDAAYGRRLARLAGRRAQHAGELPPPDGPGTVFLQLDGVGHDVLREALTRRPPTMPTVADWYRDSHRLVEWRTDWSSQTGASQLAILHGSNHDVPAFRWYEKETGQVMVCNRPSSAAELERRAVARTGSPGLLADDGASRGNLFTGGAEQSALVMSVAVRAGTFSRSRSGYFAYFSDPAHAVRTAWSFSAEVCREVAESTAARLRRDRPRVKRGGLYPMLRAFATVVERDVAVAAVIGDMLAGRRVVYADLVAYDEVAHHSGPHSRDARRVLARLDRSVRLIADAARYAPRGYRFVLLSDHGQSAGETFEGAYGLTLRELVRTGCGLADGTAAGAQGRGRGRRPGRGRGSGRRPRGGAEARAAARSALRRPERGRGAEEAECEGPPSEPVVLASGNLGLVSFPDIEGRATLEEISRRSPELLPTLTAHPGIGFVLVRGPHGPLVLGRDGGEHEPATGRVRQPDPLAPFGPGAAAAVLRADAFPHTADLMVNSAVDPATGAVHAFEEQAGSHGGLGGPQSRPFLLHPAELAVGEEPLVGAEALHGLFRGWLARATPDRPAVAADRTVPGRLPGPVAEPVADPVAESVADAGSDLGTDSCAEPDAPDSVPLGESSTAG, encoded by the coding sequence GTGCTCGCGGTGTGGGCGGTCGCCTCGGCCACCCTGGCCCTGCTGGCGTGGGTGCTGCCGGACTTCCGGATCGAGTCGCCGGACGGCGGCAGCCCGACCCAGATCGCGGTCACCGCGGCGATCGGCGCCGGCGCGTTCGGCGTGCTCAGCGCGCTGGTCTGGCCGCTGATCGTGCGCGCGCTGCTGCTGGTGCCCGCCCTGGTGCTGGGCGCGCTGGTGTTCTTCCTCAACGGCTCGCTGCTGCTGATCGCGTTCCGCGTGACCCCCGGGGGCCCGGGCGGCGTCGGCATGGCGACCGCCGTGGTGATCGCCGCCGTGATGTCGGCGTCGTCCTCGGCCGCGAGCACCGCCCTCGCCGTGCGCGACGACGCCGCGTACGGCCGCAGGCTCGCCCGGCTGGCCGGCCGCCGGGCCCAGCACGCCGGCGAACTCCCGCCGCCGGACGGCCCCGGCACGGTCTTCCTCCAGCTCGACGGGGTCGGCCACGACGTGCTGCGCGAGGCGCTCACCCGCCGCCCGCCGACGATGCCGACCGTGGCGGACTGGTACCGCGACAGCCACCGGCTCGTCGAGTGGCGCACCGACTGGAGCAGCCAGACCGGCGCCAGCCAGCTGGCGATCCTGCACGGCAGCAACCACGACGTGCCGGCCTTCCGCTGGTACGAGAAGGAGACCGGGCAGGTCATGGTCTGCAACCGGCCGTCCAGCGCGGCCGAGCTGGAGCGGCGCGCGGTGGCCCGTACCGGCTCGCCCGGGTTGCTGGCCGACGACGGCGCCTCCCGCGGCAACCTCTTCACCGGCGGCGCCGAGCAGTCCGCGCTGGTGATGTCGGTCGCGGTGCGCGCCGGGACGTTCAGCCGGTCGCGCTCGGGCTACTTCGCCTACTTCTCCGACCCCGCCCACGCGGTGCGCACCGCCTGGTCGTTCAGCGCCGAGGTGTGCCGGGAGGTCGCCGAGTCCACCGCGGCGCGGCTGCGCCGGGACCGGCCCCGGGTCAAGCGCGGCGGGCTGTACCCGATGCTGCGGGCGTTCGCCACCGTCGTCGAGCGCGATGTCGCGGTGGCCGCGGTGATCGGCGACATGCTGGCCGGCCGCCGCGTGGTCTACGCCGACCTGGTCGCCTACGACGAGGTCGCGCACCACTCGGGCCCGCACAGCAGGGACGCCCGCAGGGTGCTGGCCCGCCTGGACCGCTCGGTGCGGCTGATCGCCGACGCGGCCCGGTACGCGCCGCGCGGCTACCGCTTCGTGCTGCTGTCCGACCACGGGCAGAGCGCGGGGGAGACCTTCGAGGGCGCGTACGGCCTCACGCTGCGGGAACTGGTGCGCACCGGCTGCGGGCTGGCCGACGGGACGGCGGCGGGGGCGCAGGGGCGCGGACGGGGGCGACGGCCCGGTCGCGGCCGTGGCAGCGGTCGCCGGCCGCGCGGCGGCGCCGAGGCCCGGGCGGCGGCGCGCTCGGCGCTGCGGCGGCCCGAGCGCGGTCGCGGCGCGGAGGAGGCGGAGTGCGAGGGCCCGCCGTCCGAGCCGGTGGTGCTGGCCTCGGGCAACCTCGGCCTGGTCTCGTTCCCCGACATCGAGGGCCGGGCGACGCTGGAGGAGATCAGCCGCCGCAGCCCCGAGCTGCTGCCCACGCTGACCGCTCATCCCGGGATCGGCTTCGTGCTGGTGCGCGGCCCGCACGGGCCGCTGGTGCTCGGCCGGGACGGCGGTGAGCACGAACCGGCCACCGGCCGGGTCAGACAGCCCGACCCGCTCGCGCCGTTCGGCCCCGGCGCGGCGGCGGCGGTGCTGCGCGCCGACGCCTTCCCGCACACCGCGGACCTGATGGTCAACTCCGCAGTCGACCCGGCGACCGGCGCCGTGCACGCCTTCGAGGAGCAGGCCGGCTCGCACGGCGGCCTCGGCGGCCCGCAGTCCCGGCCGTTCCTGCTGCACCCGGCGGAACTCGCGGTGGGGGAGGAGCCGCTGGTCGGCGCCGAGGCGCTGCACGGGCTGTTCCGCGGCTGGCTGGCCCGCGCGACGCCGGACCGCCCTGCCGTCGCGGCCGACCGTACGGTTCCGGGCCGCCTCCCGGGACCCGTAGCGGAACCCGTCGCGGACCCCGTCGCGGAATCCGTCGCGGACGCCGGATCGGACCTTGGTACGGACTCCTGCGCGGAGCCGGACGCGCCCGACTCCGTACCGCTGGGCGAATCGTCAACTGCGGGTTGA
- a CDS encoding Clp protease N-terminal domain-containing protein: protein MTQQPVRLDDLIDYVKQQHPGSDPLEDLEHAVTVGSHLGEVADHLIGHFVDQARRAGASWTEIGRHMGVSKQAAQKRFVPKVPEDLDLDVEGSFSRFTPRARKAVEAAQEEARKARHGSVEPEHLVLGLLHQEGTFAYRAITEQGAEPDAVRAAVATRGQESEPLTGNLPVGAAAKKTLQLVLREALRLGHNYIGTEHILLGVLSDEQDRCAVALTGLGVTHDATERWVLDQLSRIPG from the coding sequence ATGACTCAGCAGCCCGTGCGACTCGACGACCTCATCGACTACGTCAAGCAGCAGCACCCCGGCAGCGACCCGCTGGAGGACCTGGAGCACGCCGTCACCGTCGGCTCCCACCTCGGCGAGGTGGCCGACCACCTCATCGGGCACTTCGTGGACCAGGCCCGCAGGGCCGGCGCGTCCTGGACCGAGATCGGCCGCCACATGGGCGTCAGCAAGCAGGCCGCGCAGAAGCGGTTCGTGCCCAAGGTGCCCGAGGACCTCGACCTCGACGTCGAGGGCAGCTTCAGCCGGTTCACCCCGCGCGCCCGCAAGGCCGTGGAGGCCGCGCAGGAGGAGGCCCGCAAGGCCCGGCACGGCAGCGTCGAACCCGAGCACCTCGTGCTCGGACTGCTGCACCAGGAGGGGACCTTCGCCTACCGCGCCATCACCGAGCAGGGCGCGGAGCCCGACGCGGTGCGCGCGGCCGTCGCCACTCGGGGGCAGGAGAGCGAGCCGCTCACCGGGAACCTCCCGGTCGGCGCCGCGGCGAAGAAGACCCTGCAACTGGTGCTGCGCGAGGCGCTGCGCCTCGGCCACAACTACATCGGCACCGAGCACATCCTGCTCGGCGTCCTCAGCGACGAGCAGGACCGGTGCGCCGTCGCCCTGACCGGACTGGGCGTCACGCACGACGCGACGGAGCGGTGGGTGCTCGACCAGCTCTCCCGCATCCCCGGCTGA
- a CDS encoding class I SAM-dependent methyltransferase, producing MLDYDLEAARYDATRGGVPRARSAARAVLALVPEHARTLLDVGCGTGLVSERLTRPGLRVYGVDASIGMARVAALRIGGGLALGDSRRLPFADGSLDAVSAVWLLHLMPDAPAVIAECARVLRPGGTFVTTVDKDAGHDTDSDVDRLLAPYRVRRAYDAQSRVAVVASEHGLRRAGEARFTGHGQGRTPARVAEDLSRGAFSSALRLDERSAAALAGRLLTLPDPDVPRADPVYRLLALRKEA from the coding sequence ATGCTGGACTACGACCTGGAGGCGGCGCGTTACGACGCGACGCGCGGGGGAGTTCCACGGGCGCGGTCCGCCGCCAGGGCGGTGCTCGCCCTGGTGCCGGAGCACGCGAGGACGCTGCTGGACGTGGGCTGCGGTACGGGCCTGGTCAGCGAGCGGCTGACCCGGCCGGGACTGCGGGTGTACGGGGTGGACGCGTCGATCGGCATGGCGCGGGTCGCGGCGCTGCGGATCGGCGGGGGCCTCGCGCTGGGCGACAGCAGACGGCTGCCGTTCGCCGACGGGTCGCTGGACGCGGTGAGCGCGGTGTGGCTGCTGCATCTGATGCCGGACGCGCCCGCGGTGATCGCCGAGTGCGCGCGGGTGCTGCGGCCCGGCGGGACGTTCGTGACCACGGTCGACAAGGACGCCGGGCACGACACGGACAGCGACGTGGACCGGCTGCTGGCGCCGTACCGGGTGCGCCGGGCGTACGACGCGCAGTCCCGGGTGGCGGTGGTGGCCTCGGAGCACGGGCTGCGGCGGGCCGGCGAGGCCCGGTTCACCGGCCACGGGCAGGGCAGGACGCCGGCCCGGGTCGCCGAGGACCTGTCCCGGGGCGCCTTCTCCTCGGCGCTGCGGCTGGACGAGCGGTCGGCGGCGGCGCTGGCCGGGCGGCTGCTGACGCTGCCCGACCCGGACGTGCCGCGCGCCGACCCGGTGTACCGGCTGCTGGCGCTGCGCAAGGAGGCGTGA